In the Malaclemys terrapin pileata isolate rMalTer1 chromosome 18, rMalTer1.hap1, whole genome shotgun sequence genome, gaggtgggggggggaagagggaggggacaCCCCAGGCAAGAGGAAGTTACTGGCTGGCTCTTCCCTCTTGGGTCGGTTTCTCACTGAAATGAAACAAGAGGCAACTGATCTCACGAGGCAAAATAAAGCCCCTGTTTTATTCCAAGGGGAcagtatatttaaaattatttacattcATGGGACAGGCGGAGAGCTTGTCCATGAGCAGGTCTCAAGCTGGGGTGAACGTGAAACCCAGATACCAAAACCGTGTGTGGAGAAGCTGCCAAGGGGGTTCAGTTCATGTGACTACCAAGCACACGGGGGCCCAGTCGttctccctgctcccctgggctGATTGCAGCTGCACATTagtgccccctgcaggccagtAGCTGGAATTACTCCCCCCCGCTCACAGGAGGCAGCTTCAGCCATCTCCTGTCCCCTGTGACTAAGGAATCAAGATTCAGTGGAGGCAAGTGCTGCAGTTAAGTCCCTGACCCACCCCAGCAGTGGCTACACATGAGACTCAAGGCCCAGGCCAAGGAAGCCGCCCTGGGAGCTGCCTTGCTAGTCCCTGGAGGTTAGTGATGGCCGGGAGCGAGCCATCCTCCCCCTGGGATGGTCTGTTGCTGGGCTGGGACGTTACAGAGCAAGTCACCACTTTGCTGGGACTTGAGCATTAAGCCACTGGGCGTCAGCTCCCCACCACCACTAGCCAACTTACTGCGAGGCCCATAGGACAGAGCGGGGAGTGAGGCCAGGCCAGGGGTGGCCTGGGGAGAGCTTCGTGGCAGATCTGGTGGCAGATCAGAGCAGGCTCAGGTAGGAGTCACTGGCACAACTCTCGCTAGGTGCTAACAGGTTCAGAGAGCAGGTCTCCAGCCAGAGCAAAGCCCCACTCCAGAGACTCCACTCGCAGCAGGGCCAAGGACTGGGCAGGAGTTTACACCAGGGCGGGCTCTCAGCTGGCCAGGGCTGGTTGCAGGCCACAGGAAAATTTCAAAGGGCACTGACTCTGGTGTGCAAGGCATGGGGGCCCTGGCCGTCGGGCAGAGCTGCAGGCTGCCCTGTCACAGTGAGGGGGGCGCACCCCAGCACCGTTGCTCAGGCTGAGTGCCACCAGGACAGGACCTGGTGCTGGAAGTCTCGTGGGGCAAGGGAGACACAGGGCTCTGCCAGTGGAGACTTTGATGCCCTGCGAGGGAACGAGACAGTCTCTCCCatttgctgccctcagccctgggTCGCTTTCCAACCCAGCATGCTCCAGGCTGGAGCTGTTAAAGGTCGCCAGGGTCCAGGTCTGGACCACAGCTCTGCCTGGATCACCACCAGACCGTGCCTGAGCTGGGGTGCACTGGATTGTCCCCCAAAGAACGGGTTAAAAACTAAGGTAGCTccctgggagaggaggtggcaTGGGGGCTTATGCGACTAGCCTgagaggctggggggaagggggagggggggggaagggtggccTCACCTCAGTTTCCACAGGAGCACAAAGGGGGGGGGTCCTGCAGCTGGTTCGTTGCACAgacagcagagcagagcaggcagCCCCGCCAGCGAACTGGCCTTGCCCTgcactgcgggggggaggggtcatcAAGCCCTGACTCCGGCTAGTTCCTGGGGCGAGCCCGGCCATCGCAGTGGAGACGCGTCTTCCCCCAGAAAACCCAGGGGGATTCCAGCAGTTCCCGCTCCGCCCTTCGCAGGGCTCTCGAGAGCAGTCTAGCGGAGGGGGGAGGCGGGTACAGAGGGTGATTACCAGGTGAGGGGATCTAAGGTTTAGTTTCGTTTCAGTGGCACGTTCTTGCAATGGCTGGGGCAGGTCTAGCAGCCGTCTGGgaatccttcctctccccagcccGGGAGCCCGGCTTAGCTCCAGACGTCCAGGGAGTAGCGGCCCTTGGTCATCAGTTTCTTTACATAGTCCACGGCCTGGGGCTGGGTCATGCTCCCGAACTCGGCCACGATTTCGTAGAAGGTGTTCTGCACGTCCCGTGCCATGCTGCGAGCATCGCTGGAATGACAAGGACGTGAGTGAGGGCGGGCGTTGTTCCTCCACCTCCCGTGGAtccacagccctgggggaaggggagactgcAGAGGCCAGGCTGGCCTAGCCAGGATCAGCCCCAGGTCTAAGGAGCTTGGCTAGTGAGGGATCAGAGGGACACTGAGCAGGTAAACTCCATGTTATGGAGCGTGGGCCACAATCCCCAGGGCCAGTGGCCTGCACTGCGTGTTAGCCTGGCACTTGCTAACCTTCACAGCACCCCTGCATTGCAAGGAGCTGCCCCAGCTCACAGCCTGGGAAATCAGCAGAGGGGAGGTGTCTTGCCAAAGGCTATTTGacaagtccatggcagagctgggggagaaccaaggagttcctggctcccaggcctgtaCTTAGACCAGGCAGCTGTTATTccatccccagctgtgctgggcgGAGGGGAGGTGTGAGAGCACATCACTCACCGAACCTGGCCCTGGCCCCTTTGCAgccacctctcctccctccctggaaCCCAAatggcccctcctcctgccccaggcgTTTCCCACGATACTCTGATTGCACTGTGGGCACTGACTGAGCCGGCAGCCCTcagcccagggagctgctggTTCTACCTCTCCCCATTAGTTCAGCAAGGCCCTTCTCCACGGACGCTCTGCAATGGCTCTATTCCCAGCCTCTCTCTGCTGGGCCCTGAGAAACGcagttgtgctaggagctgtacgtaCAGAGACACAGCCTGCCCCAACGGGTTCATTGGCTACAGAGACACAGGGCGGGAGGGGAAGCTGGGGACCAAACCCAGGGCTCCCATGTCTGTGCCCATAGCAAGGTCTCGAGCCTGCCACCTGCTAGCAGACCCTCCCTCCCGTACGCCGCCCCAGGGACTGTGGCCGGGAGCGGAGCCTAGCACAGGACAGTGATGGGGATGGCTCCACCGCCTTCAAGGTGCCAGCCCCCACGTGTGAGAGTCGAGAGCTTTGCTTCTTCCCTTTCACACACACGGGAGTGTCACCTAACCCAATGGATGGTTTAAGTGAATCCAGCCACATGGTGCAACCCTTAAAGTAACTCAAGGTGCAAACTCCTTGTAAAGCCACATGCCAGCCCCCTCGACAATAGGGGCCAGCAATGGGAAACCCCGGGTTATCCCACAGTCCAGCCAAGGGCCCCGATGCAATTCAGCCCGCGAGGACCCCGGGCTGGCCTTACCCGCACACGTAGATGTGAGCGTTCCCCTCGTGGATCAGCTTCCAGACCCCCTCTTTGTTCTTCTTCAGCAAGTGCTGAACGTAGACCTGGCAGAACAAAGGCAGCTGGGTTTAGAAGCGCGGGGAAGGGAGCAACACAGATTCCATGTGCCGAGCTGGCCGCTTCATCCCAGAGCTGCTGCATGTCCCTCCGGGAGGGAACCAAAGCTGTTCAGGGGATGTCAGTGGGCCTGACCCTCTCCGGCAACagcctggggggtgggtggggggacggGACATTAGGGCAGGCTCTTAAGCCAAGCCGGAGTGCAGACTGGCACTCCCCATCCACGCCCAGCCAGGTGCACTCTGCAGGGCATGGAGCCGCCTTGCTCTGAAGCACAGGGGACAGGCCGATGCTGCCAGGACGCGGTTGGAGCAGTAGCctgggttggggctggcagcTCCCAGGGCCTCTCCTCCTGCAGCACCCACCCGCCTGGAAGAGTCCAGCCGCCCGCACATGGGCTGGAGGAGGGACTGGAGCCTTTTTGCTGGGCTTTACCTTCTGGGCTTGGTCCCTGGAGAAGGCGACGTTGAGCTGGGTGAGGGCTCCCTCCTTGTGGAACTGGGCGAGCTCCTCTCGGTACAGGTAGTCCTCGTTCTCATGGCGACAGCCGTAGTACAGCACCGTCTCGCCAACGTCCTTCCCTGGGACCCAACGTGACAGCTGTCAGCCCAGGCCCGCCACCTCCACGTGGCTAGCTAGCCAGCTACTGATGGGACTTCCacggcacctaacttccattgctTTCAAAGGGAtgtgggcctaagtgacttggacAAGGTCTGTGGCGGAGCAGGGAATCAAAGCCAGGTCAGTGGCCCATCCATCCACCCTACCAGGGCTAGCAGAAGGCAGCAACCTTCTACACCCTTCTACATAACCTCCTGCTCTGAGGAGCCCACAGAGGAAAAGGGACCTGCTCCCCTCCAGCAGTGTGTGCTGGGGTAGGAGCTGAacctgggggaaagggggcagttACCCCTTGTTATCCAGGGACCCCGGGTTGCAAGTGAACACAGAGGATGGGCTGCCGCTGGTGCCCCAAGTGCACCCCAGGGTTGCTCCACAGAGCCCCACTATCACAAGAGAGCCGTGATTGGCCCACGGTGCTGTCAGTCACCACAggtctgggtgggagggggtgccCCCTACAAGCCTGCACACCTGCAGCAAACCGTGCCGACGTAGTTGACTGGGGGATGCGTGGAGTGGGAGGGGTTTACAGGAAATAATCAGAACAATGCTCCCGTAACAGACGGACTTTTACATTCTAACCTTCAAAAACGCCAAACCCTTACGGCTGCTGAAAGTCTCTCCCCTCCCgcctccccagctcccccacacaTGCTACGAGAGAGCTACTTCTGAAGCCCCCTCAGGAACGAGCCACAGCTGTATGGGAGGGGGCCCACCTCTGGCAGCCACTGGATACTGGCACTATCGCGAAGAGGCAGCACATCCAGTCGATGGCTACTCCGGGACCAGGTGATCTGGCACCGCTGTTGCACTCACCTTGCTGTTTCAGCCAGGCCCGTTCTTGAACGAAGCCAACGAACGGGGCGATCCCAGTCCCAGGCCCGATCATGATGACGGGCGTGCTGGGTTTGAAAGGCAACCGGAACTGTGACTTCCTGACGTACATGGGCACCGTCAACTTGCGCCCGTTTTCATTGGGCACCTTGTTCTTCAGCCAGGTAGTGGCCACTCCTTTGTTCAGCCGGCCTGTCTTGGTCTCGTATTCCACAACCACAGCGCAGATGTGGATGGCGTGAGGGTGAACCTGGAGCAAAACCAAAATTGGCAGCAGCTTTAGAGAAATGCAGTCACCCGTTTGGCTTCTGGGCAGCCCCTGCGGGGGAATGAGTCCCATGGGCTGTCCATAGACAAGAACCAGCAGCCACTGGAGCGGGGAAGCTAACAAGAACGGTTAGTTCAAGCCACTCTTTCCTGCAGCTCTCAGATGACAACCCAAGTGGACCTCCTGCTAAAGCCACAATTTATACCCCCTCTATCTTACACGGCTCCACAGGAACAATTTTGCCTCTATATATTCCACGCGGGGTACACCTTcattgcagtcagaggtgtgactgcagcaccagCCTTGATCTAGTAACAAGAACAAAATTTCAGGGTCTGTGCAAAAGCATCTGGGGGTCTGGCCTTGGCCCGCAGTCCACCTatattgcctacccctgtgctagagtCTATCATCAAGGGAGTTGTCCTTTAGTGCCCCCTGCTTGGAGGAATGCCAGAGCCCTGGTGAGCGGATCTCCCTTCCCCTGAGCAGATGGGGTTAGTTGCCCAGCAGgacagggaggaggcggagtgctGGTATGACATGCTCTCTACCTGAATCCTGTACCAGTCCCCGTCTCCCTGCATTATAATCATATAATAGGTATATCTCCGCATATttatatctcctagaactggaagggaccccgaaaggtcatagagtccagccccctgccttcactagcaggaccaagtactgattttgccccagatccctaagtggctccctcaaggattgaactcacccccctgggtttagcaggccaatgctcaaaccactgagctatccctcccccattgcaagAAGAGTGAGGTTTTGCTGCACCCCAAGTTCTCTCTGTTAGAGCTAGGAATGGAGCCAGACCTCCCTCCAGCCGGAGGGGCAATTGGGGGGAATATGAGCTCTGCGTGTGGGACGTGTAACCGTGAAAGTATGCTGTGATCTGCACCGGGAGTTCCCGAGGACGCACCCCTCACGCGAAACCAGGTCAGATCCCTGGCCCGAGCTgttctgctgcttctctccaaATTACAGCGCAGGACGGTTTAGATTCAGCATCCCGTTGTCCTGAGCTAGCTTGTAACGGCATCTCCAGCCTCGCAGGACACTTATGACTGCAGCAGAACTAAAGCCAGGTGAGTCTCAGGCCTGGCGCACACTCAGAGTGGAGGTATAGGGCTCTGCCCCATTCTGAGCTCCTGGTACAAAATGTGAACGAAAACAATCCCAAGGCCCGGAGCATTTACCTCCAGAACCCACCTCACTCCCAAGCCACGGAAGCAGGGCCCTAGAGCAGCGAGAGCAGAGCGAGGCAGCCTCAGGGCACCAGAGTGGTAGCTGTGATGGAGACACTGAATCTGCATCCCATGTGTGAAAGAAAGTACTGTTTGCCTTTGCGACCAGGAATAACAGGGAGCCACCTGTGCACAGGATGTGTTTCCTTAAAGGGGAAATCTCTACattcctgtcccagcccccagctGCCCAACCATGCAGGGATCTGTCAGGATGGCTGGGGGGGTGGAAAGGGAGAGGACTCTCTCAGGGTTGCTAGGTGGCCTAGATCACGCCAAGAAACAAAGTCCTTCGCCAGGGCTGATAGATTGCCCGGCTCCTGGAGGCTCACCTTGGAAGAGGAGGCAATCGAGTAGTAACGGGCCTGCAGGCGAGGCAGCAGCTCACAGAGGTGGTCAATGGGAGGTCGGAGAGAAGGTACATCCTGCAGGATGGCTAATATGTTCCTTCTGGCCTCCAAAACCCAGCTGAGGTACAGCGTCTAGGTGCACAGAGGGTGTAGACAGGAGAACAAGGCAAAGGTGAAATCCTATGGCTTGTgagacacaggaggtcagatgagaggATCATAACCATCCCTCGTGGACTTAAAATTGGTGACTCTATCGGACATCAGTCACCAGGTTTCCCATCCCTTCCTTTGGCACAACGAAGGAGCAGCTCTGTGTAGGGGAGCTCAGCAACATGAGAGGACATTGTAGCGGAAACTCAGGGAGTTGCACTGAGatggatggggctgggggaagttAGTTCTGCAGGGCAGGTGGGAGCACTCTGCCTGCCATCAGCAAAGCCACTCCCAGGGATACCTGCACTCGCGGCCTTTAACTTCTCCCCCAGAATACTCCTccgcccaccccaccctgccaggCGCTACCTCCCTGCCCTGTCACGTGGCACAGACCAAGCATGATAGGACTCTTGGGGTTCACCCAGCCTCCCACCTAATAACCAAGGCAAGCCACCGCTAAGGCCTCTGTTCGTTCTCTCCACCCGCACCCAGACACTTGGCACCGACAAAAATtaggggcaaaattttcaaaaatgcctacaaCACATAGGCTCTAAAGTCCCATGTTCAGAAGTGACTGAGACACGTGGGTGCCTGGGTCTCATTGGaggtcaatgagatttaggctcctaatgcCAATGTTTTGGGaaagaacaaaaaacacacacactcatcaAAACCTTCCTTGTCTTTTTCTCCCGTCTACCTGCTGCTGCCCAAGGCTCTACCAGGGATTTGTAGACACCTGGCTGTCTCTGGTGGATATTCAGGGGTTTAACTACTCATGACACCTAGTTAACCCTTTCCTAGTGGCAAAACCAATTACAAGGTTTGTGGGCCATTATTTACTTTAAGTATGATCTTCCCCGCCTTGTTTTGCCTTGACACATCATCAGCCTTGGACACGTAGATGGATAATTAGTTCAGCCCCAGTTACATTACAAAGAGGGTAAAATATAtttaccacaaaaaaaaaaagtctatgtaAATCCTCATACTTCAAGGCATAAGCCAACCTCTGACAGGTGTCAGGAAGGAACTTCTACAAACAAGATACTCCCTGGTTATCCATCCAGGGCTTCCTCAGACCATCCTGTGATGGATCCAGTAGCAAGCAGCCAGTGTCAGAAAGAGGACACTGAGCTAGACAGACCCGTCTGGCAATTCCTAGACAGGCCACGCAGAGAGAATCCCCATTAAACAGCCTCCTTGCCCGCCAAAGCAGTGGCGTGCTCACCTTCCCCTCGGCAGCGGAAGACGCCATCTTGCGGAGGTGCTCCTGCTCGTTGGGGTCTGTGGCGTACTGAGCCAGCTCGTACAGGACGTTGGTGCGCGGCGGGTTGGTGATGTCCAGGTAATAGGTCAGGGCTGTTCGGTACGTGGTGGGGCAGGGGAACGGATGCTTCTTATTGGATtcctctggggaagggaaaagaggTTGAAATTCAGCGACACTTGAGACTCTGTGAGGCCGTTAGAAAGGAAGTTCACAAGGAAGACCACATTTAcggggaaacagacacagaaaggGGAACTGACTTCATggaaggcagtgtggcctagtggatcaAGCACCCTCAGAACAAATCTGTAATCACTAAGTGTAGTTCACTCTAATCACCAGCACAAATGCTCCGTGACTACCACGATGACCAGCCACGTAAGCTGGAGTTAATTCAGGTTAGTGAGCGAGGAAAGAGCCCAAGGTATGCTGCCTGTGGCTGTAACAGACAGAGAGGGCACTGCAGGCCGGGATCTTGTCGTCACTACCTGCATGTTAAAGTGGACAAGCTGCTTCACTTTCTGGAAACTGGGGCACTGGTTCTCGGCCACCAGGAAGTTGCCTCGAGAGGGCAAAGCTTGGGTGTCCCTGCCCTATAACAACCTGTTTTCAAGGAGTCCAGTCTAAGCTACTGCCCAATACAAAAGAACAGAATGGTAGGTGGGAAGGCCGCACGCCCCACGCGGTGTCCTTTCATAGCTTTACATGCTTTCCTGCCAGAGCGCCGTCGAGGAGGGTCAACAACCTTGGCTGAGTCTGCTGAGAACAATGTGTGTAAGTAAGTGCAGTGCTGTGCCGAGGGCGTTATCACTGCACAGTTCAATACACCGCAAGTCAGGGACGAACCCTTTGATTAAATCATGGCGCTAGGGAACAAGTGCGGTTCTGGTGCTGCAGAGTATCCGCTAACGTAGAGGGAGGACACAGCAGGCTCGCTCTGGTACCCTGTAACTAGGGGCATGGTAGTTGCCTCACTTGTGCATACAGCTGTGTAGCACGGTCACAATAGAGCTACTTAATTAGGTAACAGCACTCAAACTCGGCagtaatcctgcctcagtgcaggggatggaACGgacgacctcttgaggtctctttgAGCCCTATGTTTCTAGGATGAATTATCTGTATTTTGGTGGCAATAAGCCACGGTCTCAGACCAAAACTCAGCAGCgcttagatgctgtacaaacacagaacgaaaACATGGTCCCCGCCCCACAGAGACAGCAGGATCGGACGTTCTTCCTAATCTGGGTCCTGACGGAAAGGCAGAAGGCGCAAATCCACTGCCCTGATTCGGAGAGCCTCAGGCCAAGTAGGATCCAAACCAAACGATCCTCTGCAAAAATACTGATCGCGTGATCAAAAGCAGTTCTTCAGTTCGTCTCATCTAGGAATAACCCCGCTCTGCATAAGTATAACACACAAACTCAGACACACGTAAAAGAAAAGGAGCGATTTTCCGCTCGGCTGCTGGAAAGATGGCTCGTTTGGACTACTAACCATCCAGGTTGTTTAAGGACATGATCACATCCAAATCTGCGCCCAGAATCTCGCCGATCTGGTTCACTAGTGATGTGTCGTTGGCTGGGTACACAGCAACATGGTCCCCGGACTCATACCTAGGGAGAGGAAAAGGATGTCAACATGCACCACCAACAGTGGGTCACGTCCAGTCAAACAGGTGCAAGCACACCAGCTAGAAGTGCAGCACGAAGTGGAACATGCAAAAAGCGTCTCCTTTACAATCTGCAGTGAATTATTATGTGCATTGATCTGTAGGGGTCAGAGAGATTCTCCGTGCTTGTTTAATCTAAAAGCCAAATACGAGTCATAACAGGGAGGCAAAACTATTTTATTACATGCTTTTGCACTACGTGGCCCCTTTGGAATAACCATTTTTAAAAGGTGTCTTTTCAGGAAGACGGACAGACACCCCACGCCCCCCGTGCAATAGCTTAGCTTCAGAGTTAATTCAGTGAAATATCATCACTACTTGATGTCAGATCCTACCACGTTTGCAAGCAGATGACAGAGCTAACACAGCTAGAAACTGATGAGCGTGAGGCAACGTTTTGAAGTTATAATGAACATATTGATGTTTCCTCATTTCCCCACTCTCCAGAACACAGCACTATTCCATACGAAAGCATCAGCTTCCAGGAACATCTGGCTAATCAGAGTTCAATAAGGGTTAAGGAACCAAgagcgacggggggggggggggggagaaaggggggctTTTGGTCCAGGTTAATTTCATCTTTAGATTcagcttcccccctctcccccagcgatCACAAAagcatagggccaaattctatccCTTGATATCCAGAGTGAAAAGGGAGCCATGTATGCACagcagagagcagaatctggtccttcaCTGCCAACACACCTAGAAACTAAGCTAAACAGCACCAGGTGGATCATCCTACGTTCTTGAAGACTCCCTAAACTTAAgtttaggggtgaaatcctggccctattgaagtttCGTCACTGACTTcgatagggccaggatttcaccccagaaaaGATGCCCTTTGCCTCTGAATCCAAAGGACCCTAAGGCCTCTGACACCTTCCTCTGCTTTAAGAGTACACCAGCTAAGTTTCTGCACCCTCTTCTACAGGCCTCAGCCTGCCAGACACCAGAACTAGCAAAGCCACTTACTACTATTACAGAGGTTTAAGTATAAGGTTGCCTGTTTCAAcctcaaaaacaacgaggaatccggtggcaccttaaagactaacagatttatttgggcacaagcttttgtgggtaaaaaaacctcacttctttacaTGCATGGAGCAAAAAGGACTGGAACtgaaagggtggggggggaagacctgctggacccaggctagaaaATACACCTCTGGCCTGTGAAGGACTCTACCTGAACCAATATCTAGGGTGaggaattattatttgtaatcaGTTTCTTTAGTGAATCTAGCTTAGTTTGCGTGCTTTGTATaattttcttagtaatctgctttgctcTGTTTGCCACCTCTTTATCCACTTAAAATACgcccttttgtagttaatacaatTATCTATTGtttataacaggggtaggcaacctatggcacgtgagctgattttcagtggcactcacactgcccgggtcctagccagctttctggggggctctgcattttaatttaattttaaatcaagcttcttaaacattttaaaaaccttatttactttacaaacaacaatagtttagttataaattatagacttatagaaagaccttctaaaaacgttaaaatgtatgactggcacgcaaaatcttaaattagagtgaataaatgaagactcggctctCCACTTCGGAAAGGTTGCTGACGCCTGGTTTATAACATAACCAAGTTTATACAATTTCtaagatggggggcggggagctgtgcataccttcctccactTCAAGGGAGGAGGCAAACTTTATATAACTTTGGGCTTGTACCCCCAAAGGGGGTGTGAACATCTGGGTGCTGTAGTAAGTCCCTTAAGTGGAGtcctcccagagctgatctcagtgtctgtatcTTCTGCAGCTGGGGTGGGCCCTGCCTGTGCACtttgctggaggaggcttaagagccgggctcagcaagacagggttcaagggggcccaggctggcagaaaaAGGCAGGCTCCGTGAtatcttcagcacctctggtaaCATCTCAGGGGGTTCAGCCCATCACAGAGGGATGCCTGAACAGCACTGTTTGAAGTGCGGCCAAAAAGATTAGTGTCCTGCTCCCATTACGATGCTCTCTTCTTCTAGCATATTTACTGAAGAAGGAGCCCAAAGAACACTAGACTGCAGCTCTAGGGCTTCCTCAACTGTTACCGACACATAccgccacctctggggtggaacacggcAGCCGTTCTATGACCAAACACCACAGTATTTAAGACGGGAGGAAGTAACTGCAAGGAGAAATATAAAAATTGATCAAAGTTATCCTGATCCAAAACCTTTGGGTGCCAGAAAGCACAATAGTGAGCCTCCGTTCTAAGCTGGACAAGTCAGGCAAGTGAATTCCCAAGCTTCACTTATGGTCCCCCCCACCTCGTCCCAGTATAAGGAAAATATCCCCCAGTGGAGGGGTACCTGATTTTGGAGCCAGAGATGTCCAGTTCCAAGTGCATGAGGTGCCTCTCTCCGCCCTGGTTCAGTTTTCGGTTCAGGGTAACAGGTGCCAGGAAAGGGTTCTTTGCATCGAACGGGCTGGAGGGAACAGCAAGCACTCCGTTTACAACCAGACTGGACTGTATTCTTGTTCTGTGCAACTTAAAGCACTAGTAGTTTCACCCCCACTGCACTGATCATTTGGTTCgttttcttcctttttcaaatggagcttctctttttttttttttttggataggTCAGTAGTTGACTTTACACAGAGTAACAGCTGGC is a window encoding:
- the LOC128825553 gene encoding NADPH--cytochrome P450 reductase isoform X1; translated protein: MGDSAMDSTLPPPESAVPEGTLFSMTDVFLFSLIVGLLSYWFLFRKKKEEIPEFTKIQPTTSSVRESSFVEKMKKTGRNIVVFYGSQTGTAEEFANRLSKDAHRYGMRGMSADPEEYDLSDLSRLSEIDNSLAVFCMATYGEGDPTDNAQDFYDWLQETDTDLTGLKFAVFGLGNKTYEHFNAMGKYVDKRLEQLGAQRMFELGMGDDDGNLEEDFITWREQFWPAVCEHFGVEATGEESSIRQYELVVHTDINMNKVYTGEMGRLKSYESQKPPFDAKNPFLAPVTLNRKLNQGGERHLMHLELDISGSKIRYESGDHVAVYPANDTSLVNQIGEILGADLDVIMSLNNLDEESNKKHPFPCPTTYRTALTYYLDITNPPRTNVLYELAQYATDPNEQEHLRKMASSAAEGKTLYLSWVLEARRNILAILQDVPSLRPPIDHLCELLPRLQARYYSIASSSKVHPHAIHICAVVVEYETKTGRLNKGVATTWLKNKVPNENGRKLTVPMYVRKSQFRLPFKPSTPVIMIGPGTGIAPFVGFVQERAWLKQQGKDVGETVLYYGCRHENEDYLYREELAQFHKEGALTQLNVAFSRDQAQKVYVQHLLKKNKEGVWKLIHEGNAHIYVCGDARSMARDVQNTFYEIVAEFGSMTQPQAVDYVKKLMTKGRYSLDVWS
- the LOC128825553 gene encoding NADPH--cytochrome P450 reductase isoform X2, translated to MGCVYSVPQEDLTRGRTSSVRESSFVEKMKKTGRNIVVFYGSQTGTAEEFANRLSKDAHRYGMRGMSADPEEYDLSDLSRLSEIDNSLAVFCMATYGEGDPTDNAQDFYDWLQETDTDLTGLKFAVFGLGNKTYEHFNAMGKYVDKRLEQLGAQRMFELGMGDDDGNLEEDFITWREQFWPAVCEHFGVEATGEESSIRQYELVVHTDINMNKVYTGEMGRLKSYESQKPPFDAKNPFLAPVTLNRKLNQGGERHLMHLELDISGSKIRYESGDHVAVYPANDTSLVNQIGEILGADLDVIMSLNNLDEESNKKHPFPCPTTYRTALTYYLDITNPPRTNVLYELAQYATDPNEQEHLRKMASSAAEGKTLYLSWVLEARRNILAILQDVPSLRPPIDHLCELLPRLQARYYSIASSSKVHPHAIHICAVVVEYETKTGRLNKGVATTWLKNKVPNENGRKLTVPMYVRKSQFRLPFKPSTPVIMIGPGTGIAPFVGFVQERAWLKQQGKDVGETVLYYGCRHENEDYLYREELAQFHKEGALTQLNVAFSRDQAQKVYVQHLLKKNKEGVWKLIHEGNAHIYVCGDARSMARDVQNTFYEIVAEFGSMTQPQAVDYVKKLMTKGRYSLDVWS